The proteins below come from a single Sphingomonas carotinifaciens genomic window:
- a CDS encoding HlyD family efflux transporter periplasmic adaptor subunit — protein MMDTPSNDGEQAPDAKAASHANPAKRKRLLLIFAGVLIVLAIGYFLYDTLIASKRVTTDNAYVAAEVAQVTPLVSGQVTDVAVSNTQGVKRGQVLMRLDDADAAIAVAQAEAELATAERRYGQTAATGDALEAQANARAADIGAARAQLALAEGNLERAQIDFQRRQALIAAGAVSGEEVTAATNALRTARANVAVARAGIAQAAATRASALQDRAANTALTRGTTQATAPEVLAARARLRQARLNLARTVIRAPIDGVVAQRTVQVGQRLAPGAVAMTIVPVDRLYVDANYKEGQLSHVRIGQRATLTSDLYGGDVEYHGRVVGLAGGTGSAFALIPAQNATGNWIKVVQRLPVRIALDKAELRAHPLRVGLSMDAEIDISGDR, from the coding sequence ATGATGGATACGCCATCCAACGACGGCGAGCAGGCCCCCGACGCCAAGGCCGCATCCCATGCCAATCCGGCAAAGCGCAAGCGCCTGCTGTTGATCTTTGCGGGGGTTCTGATCGTGCTGGCGATCGGTTATTTCCTGTATGACACGCTGATCGCGTCGAAGCGGGTGACGACGGACAATGCGTATGTCGCCGCGGAGGTGGCGCAGGTCACGCCGCTGGTGAGCGGGCAGGTGACCGACGTGGCGGTCAGCAACACGCAAGGCGTGAAGCGCGGGCAGGTGCTGATGCGGCTGGACGATGCCGATGCGGCGATCGCGGTGGCGCAGGCGGAGGCCGAGCTGGCGACGGCGGAGCGCCGGTACGGGCAGACCGCGGCGACCGGCGATGCGCTGGAAGCGCAGGCGAATGCGCGGGCCGCCGATATCGGCGCGGCGCGCGCGCAACTGGCGCTGGCCGAGGGCAATCTGGAACGCGCACAGATCGATTTCCAGCGGCGTCAGGCGCTGATCGCGGCAGGGGCGGTATCGGGCGAGGAAGTGACCGCGGCGACCAACGCGCTGCGCACCGCACGTGCCAATGTCGCGGTCGCGCGCGCCGGCATCGCGCAGGCCGCCGCGACGCGCGCATCGGCCCTGCAGGACCGCGCCGCCAACACCGCGCTGACCCGTGGCACGACGCAGGCGACGGCCCCCGAAGTGCTCGCCGCCCGTGCCCGGCTGCGTCAGGCGCGGTTGAACCTGGCGCGTACCGTGATCCGCGCACCGATCGACGGCGTCGTGGCGCAGCGGACCGTGCAGGTCGGCCAGCGACTGGCGCCCGGTGCCGTGGCGATGACGATCGTGCCGGTCGACAGGCTGTATGTCGATGCGAACTACAAGGAAGGGCAGTTGAGCCATGTCCGCATCGGGCAACGCGCGACGCTGACCTCCGACCTGTATGGCGGCGATGTCGAATATCACGGCAGGGTCGTGGGGCTTGCCGGCGGCACCGGATCGGCCTTTGCGTTGATCCCCGCGCAGAATGCGACGGGCAACTGGATCAAGGTCGTCCAGCGCCTGCCGGTGCGCATCGCGCTGGACAAGGCGGAGCTTCGTGCGCACCCGTTGCGCGTCGGCCTGTC
- a CDS encoding efflux transporter outer membrane subunit → MQLIRLSCGLAIVAGLAGCAVPDLGDRPTLAKPADYASAASLTSSGGTAWPTAQWWRGYGDPQLDRLIGEALAGSPDIAIAAARVRVAQGAVQQAGAANLPVLDAEGAAGLTKQSYNNGIPAQFVPKGWNDTGRVALNAGLDLDLFGRNRASLAAATSEAEAARLDGEQARLVLATGIAASYADLARLYAEQDVLQRASEVRAATERLVADRVAIGLDTQAELKQARSAVPASRVDLAANAEQIQLTKNAIAALVGAGPDRALSIARPVVPVLAVDLPADAGIALVGRRPDIAAARARAEAAGSRIKVARADFYPNINLAGLIGLQSLGLDNLFRGTSSIGNVGPAISLPIFDGGARAGQYRRARGGYDEAVATYNRTLIGALREVADAVTSRRQVAVQIADARASLTDAEGAYQVAQLRYKGGLSTFLNVLSAEQTVLAARRSLAAIEARRFALDVQLVRALGGGFGPHDLQTSETR, encoded by the coding sequence ATGCAACTGATTCGACTCTCCTGCGGCCTGGCCATCGTCGCAGGGCTGGCGGGATGCGCGGTGCCCGATCTGGGCGACAGGCCGACGCTGGCGAAACCGGCCGATTATGCCTCCGCTGCCAGCCTGACGTCCTCTGGTGGGACGGCATGGCCGACGGCGCAGTGGTGGCGCGGCTATGGCGACCCGCAGCTCGACCGGCTGATCGGCGAAGCGCTGGCCGGATCGCCCGACATCGCGATCGCCGCCGCACGCGTGCGCGTCGCGCAAGGCGCGGTGCAGCAGGCGGGCGCGGCAAACCTGCCGGTGCTGGACGCCGAAGGTGCGGCGGGTCTTACCAAGCAGAGCTACAACAACGGCATTCCCGCACAGTTCGTGCCCAAGGGGTGGAACGACACCGGGCGTGTCGCGCTGAACGCAGGGCTGGACCTGGATCTTTTCGGCCGCAACCGAGCGAGCCTTGCCGCGGCGACATCCGAGGCCGAGGCGGCGCGGCTGGACGGCGAGCAGGCGCGGCTGGTGCTGGCGACCGGTATCGCGGCCAGCTACGCCGATCTGGCGCGGCTCTATGCCGAGCAGGACGTGCTGCAACGGGCGTCCGAGGTGCGCGCCGCCACCGAGCGGCTGGTGGCCGACCGGGTCGCCATCGGGCTGGATACGCAGGCCGAGTTGAAGCAGGCGCGCTCCGCCGTGCCCGCGTCGCGCGTCGATCTCGCGGCCAATGCCGAACAGATCCAGTTGACCAAGAATGCGATCGCCGCGCTGGTCGGGGCGGGGCCGGATCGGGCGTTGTCGATTGCGCGGCCGGTGGTGCCGGTGCTGGCGGTGGACCTGCCGGCGGATGCTGGGATCGCGCTGGTCGGACGGCGTCCGGACATCGCGGCGGCAAGGGCGCGGGCCGAAGCGGCGGGCAGCCGGATCAAGGTGGCGCGTGCCGACTTCTATCCGAACATCAATCTGGCCGGGCTGATCGGGCTGCAATCGCTGGGGCTGGACAATTTGTTTCGTGGCACGTCGAGCATCGGCAATGTCGGTCCGGCGATCAGCCTGCCGATCTTCGACGGAGGCGCCCGTGCCGGTCAGTATCGCCGGGCGCGGGGTGGTTACGACGAGGCGGTGGCGACGTATAACCGGACGCTGATCGGGGCGCTGCGCGAAGTGGCGGATGCGGTGACGAGCCGCCGTCAGGTCGCGGTGCAGATCGCGGATGCGCGGGCGTCGCTGACCGATGCGGAAGGCGCGTATCAGGTCGCGCAGCTTCGCTACAAGGGCGGGCTGTCGACGTTCCTGAACGTGCTGAGCGCCGAACAGACGGTGCTGGCCGCGCGGCGGTCGCTGGCCGCCATCGAGGCGCGGCGGTTCGCGCTGGACGTGCAACTGGTCCGGGCGCTGGGCGGCGGCTTCGGACCCCATGATCTTCAGACGAGCGAGACACGATGA
- a CDS encoding TetR/AcrR family transcriptional regulator, whose product MTRQKGRREENREARRATIVRLARDAFLQQGYAATSMSTIAGRLGGSKGTLWAYFPSKEDLFAAVLDDLTVNFRDNLEDALRPGRDCRTTLSDFAERFLHKIVDPHILGMHRLIVGEGGRFPEIGRIFYERGPKQVVERLSNYLHERMEAGDLRADDPQHAARNLIQLTQVAQSLRLWGVMDTPTPEMLQAHAADAVGVFMRAYAA is encoded by the coding sequence ATGACACGGCAGAAGGGCAGACGAGAGGAAAACCGCGAAGCGCGGCGGGCAACGATTGTCCGGCTCGCGCGCGATGCCTTTCTCCAACAGGGCTATGCCGCAACGTCGATGTCGACCATCGCCGGTAGATTGGGCGGCTCGAAAGGGACGCTCTGGGCGTATTTCCCCTCGAAGGAGGATCTGTTCGCCGCGGTACTCGACGACCTCACCGTCAACTTCCGGGACAATTTGGAGGATGCGTTGCGCCCCGGTCGGGACTGCCGGACCACCTTGTCCGACTTTGCGGAGCGCTTCCTCCATAAGATCGTCGATCCCCATATTCTGGGCATGCACCGGCTGATCGTCGGTGAAGGCGGGCGTTTTCCCGAAATCGGCCGCATCTTCTACGAACGCGGCCCGAAGCAGGTGGTCGAACGGCTGTCCAACTATCTCCACGAACGGATGGAAGCGGGCGACCTTCGTGCAGACGATCCGCAACATGCCGCGCGCAACCTGATCCAATTGACCCAGGTCGCCCAGAGCCTGCGCCTGTGGGGCGTGATGGACACGCCGACCCCCGAGATGCTGCAAGCCCACGCCGCCGACGCCGTTGGCGTCTTCATGCGGGCCTATGCGGCGTAA
- a CDS encoding sensor histidine kinase — MRFAALVFLLQIGAAAALLLCVHVIVRGQVHGGTPPARMGGAVGDGADMIRLLEFAMPVAFSLAIAFAALAAWLAARMIVIRLDRAVATLGAVRDGDLTRRTPVEYDGDAFAMLAVAINGALDRIQQLVEELTLATDTLAHDLKSPLTRLRSALERAAMAADTPAAQDAVERAQAEGDRLLQTVETALRITRAEAGIGRDAFTAVDPAGALVEIAEIYGPLIEDAGRTIGVAATAAPVLSLHRELIAQALGNLVDNALKYGAGTITLALTADPRWVTISVSDEGPGIPHASRATALRRFGRIDEARSGSGAGLGLSLVAAVARLHGGEVMLSDAAGGGLCVAIRLPVRAE; from the coding sequence ATGCGGTTCGCCGCCCTGGTCTTCCTGCTCCAGATCGGCGCGGCAGCGGCGCTGCTGCTGTGTGTCCATGTCATCGTGCGGGGGCAGGTTCACGGCGGCACGCCCCCTGCGCGGATGGGCGGCGCCGTGGGGGACGGGGCCGACATGATCCGCCTGCTCGAATTCGCCATGCCGGTCGCCTTTTCGCTGGCGATCGCCTTCGCCGCGCTCGCGGCATGGCTGGCGGCGCGGATGATCGTGATCCGGCTCGACCGGGCGGTGGCGACGCTGGGCGCGGTGCGTGACGGCGACCTGACCCGCCGCACCCCGGTGGAGTATGACGGCGACGCCTTTGCGATGCTGGCGGTGGCCATCAACGGCGCTCTGGACCGCATCCAGCAGCTGGTGGAGGAACTGACGCTGGCCACCGATACGCTGGCGCACGACCTGAAATCGCCGCTCACGCGGCTGCGCTCCGCGCTGGAGCGGGCGGCGATGGCGGCGGACACACCGGCAGCGCAGGATGCGGTCGAGCGCGCCCAGGCGGAGGGCGACCGCCTGTTGCAGACCGTGGAAACGGCGCTGCGCATCACCCGCGCGGAGGCAGGGATAGGCCGCGACGCTTTTACTGCGGTCGATCCCGCCGGTGCGCTGGTGGAAATCGCCGAAATCTACGGCCCCTTGATCGAGGATGCGGGCCGGACCATCGGGGTGGCCGCAACCGCCGCACCGGTGCTGTCGCTACACCGCGAGTTGATCGCGCAGGCCTTGGGCAATCTCGTCGACAATGCGCTGAAATACGGCGCGGGCACGATCACCCTGGCCCTGACCGCCGATCCGCGATGGGTGACGATTTCGGTAAGCGACGAGGGTCCGGGTATTCCGCACGCCAGCCGGGCCACCGCGCTGCGGCGGTTCGGCCGGATCGATGAAGCGCGCAGCGGATCGGGTGCCGGTCTGGGTCTTTCGCTGGTCGCCGCGGTTGCGCGATTGCATGGTGGCGAGGTCATGTTGAGCGATGCCGCCGGCGGGGGGCTTTGCGTGGCCATCCGTCTGCCGGTTCGTGCGGAATAG
- a CDS encoding response regulator transcription factor → MAHKILLVEDDDTTAGYIMKGLSEEGFVVNRATDGRDGLFHATDGSYDCIVLDRMLPGMDGMAVVAALRGAGVATSVIILSALGAAEDRVRGLIGGADDYLVKPFAFAELLARIRLQVRRGAAAPPVETVLRCGDLEMDLLSRRVTRGGATVTLQPREFRLLEYLLRHAGQVVTRTMLLEGVWDYHFDPGTNVIDVHLSRLRKKVDEGFAYPLLHTVRGVGYRLGTDA, encoded by the coding sequence ATGGCGCACAAAATCCTGCTGGTTGAGGATGACGACACTACCGCCGGCTACATCATGAAGGGGCTGAGCGAGGAGGGCTTCGTGGTCAACCGCGCGACGGACGGTCGTGACGGCCTGTTTCATGCCACGGACGGCAGTTATGACTGTATCGTGCTGGATCGCATGTTGCCGGGGATGGATGGTATGGCGGTAGTGGCTGCGTTGCGGGGGGCGGGGGTGGCGACTTCGGTGATCATCCTGTCGGCGCTGGGAGCGGCTGAGGACCGGGTGAGGGGGCTGATCGGGGGAGCGGACGATTATCTGGTCAAACCCTTTGCTTTTGCAGAACTTTTGGCGCGTATCCGATTGCAGGTCAGGCGCGGTGCCGCAGCACCCCCCGTGGAAACCGTTTTGCGGTGCGGCGATCTGGAAATGGACCTGTTGTCGCGCCGGGTGACCCGCGGCGGCGCCACCGTGACCCTGCAGCCGCGCGAGTTTCGCCTGCTGGAATATCTGCTCCGCCATGCCGGACAGGTCGTGACGCGCACCATGCTGCTGGAAGGGGTGTGGGACTATCATTTCGACCCGGGCACCAATGTCATCGACGTGCATCTGAGCCGGTTGCGCAAGAAAGTGGACGAGGGGTTCGCCTACCCGTTGCTGCACACGGTGCGCGGCGTGGGGTACCGGCTGGGCACGGACGCCTGA